Proteins from one Aureimonas sp. SA4125 genomic window:
- a CDS encoding acyl-CoA dehydrogenase C-terminal domain-containing protein — protein sequence MPTYQAPVADTLFILNDVLGFERYSNLPGFSDATPDIVSAVLGEAGRVAAEVFHPLNQSGDAEGCTRHADGSVTTPTGFGDAYATFREGGWGGISADPAYGGQGLPHTLTAAINEFMSSANMAFAMYPGLTAGAIAAISLHGTEAQKRQYLPNMIDGLWTGTMNLTEPHCGTDLGLLRTRATPQEDGSYRISGQKIFISAGEHDLSENIIHLVLARIDGAPEGVKGISLFIVPKFVLGADGRPDQRNGVSCGSIEEKMGIHGNATCVMNYDAATGFLIGEADKGLRAMFTMMNEARLGVGIQGLAISEVAYQNAAAYAKDRIQGRALSGAKAPDKRADPIIVHPDIRRILMTIRSINEAGRALVLWTALKGDLSHLAEDAAERQAADDWMGLMTPVIKGVLTDKGFDNAVMAQQVFGGHGYIREWGMEQFVRDARIAQIYEGANGIQALDLVGRKLALNGGRAVQAFFAEVAAFCEEHRADEAMAPYTKAIHKGSKDLQQATMWLMQNAMMKPDNAGAASTDYMHLFGLVALSYMWGRMAKVAQDKLAAGANGDAAFLEAKLVTARFFMERVLPETAAHLARISAGADTMMALEAEAF from the coding sequence ATGCCGACCTATCAGGCGCCCGTCGCCGACACGCTCTTCATTCTCAACGACGTCCTCGGCTTCGAGCGCTACAGCAACCTGCCGGGCTTTTCCGATGCGACGCCCGACATCGTGTCGGCGGTTCTGGGCGAGGCCGGCCGCGTGGCCGCCGAGGTCTTCCATCCCCTGAACCAGTCTGGCGACGCCGAGGGCTGCACGCGCCACGCCGATGGCTCGGTGACGACGCCGACGGGCTTCGGCGATGCCTACGCGACATTTCGAGAAGGCGGCTGGGGCGGCATCTCGGCCGATCCCGCCTATGGCGGACAGGGGTTGCCGCACACGCTGACCGCCGCCATCAACGAGTTCATGTCGTCGGCCAACATGGCCTTCGCGATGTATCCCGGCCTGACCGCCGGCGCGATCGCGGCCATCAGCCTGCACGGCACGGAGGCGCAGAAGCGCCAGTACCTGCCGAACATGATCGACGGCCTGTGGACGGGGACGATGAACCTGACGGAGCCGCATTGCGGCACCGATCTCGGCCTCCTGCGCACGCGCGCGACCCCTCAGGAGGACGGCTCCTACAGGATTTCCGGGCAGAAGATCTTCATCTCCGCCGGCGAGCACGATCTGTCCGAAAACATCATCCACCTCGTCCTTGCGCGGATCGACGGCGCGCCGGAGGGCGTGAAGGGCATCTCGCTGTTCATCGTGCCGAAATTCGTTCTTGGCGCGGACGGCCGTCCCGATCAGCGCAATGGCGTTTCCTGCGGCTCGATCGAAGAGAAGATGGGCATTCACGGCAATGCCACCTGCGTCATGAACTACGACGCGGCAACCGGCTTCCTGATCGGCGAGGCCGACAAGGGCCTGCGCGCCATGTTCACCATGATGAACGAGGCACGGCTCGGCGTCGGCATCCAGGGCCTGGCGATTTCCGAGGTCGCCTACCAGAATGCCGCCGCCTACGCCAAGGACCGGATCCAGGGCCGCGCCCTTTCCGGCGCGAAGGCCCCCGACAAGCGCGCCGACCCGATCATCGTCCACCCCGACATCCGCCGCATCCTGATGACGATCCGCTCGATCAACGAGGCGGGTCGCGCCCTGGTCCTGTGGACGGCGCTGAAGGGTGACCTGTCGCATCTCGCCGAGGACGCCGCCGAGCGGCAGGCGGCCGACGACTGGATGGGCCTGATGACGCCGGTCATCAAGGGCGTCCTCACCGACAAGGGCTTCGACAACGCCGTGATGGCGCAGCAGGTCTTCGGAGGCCACGGCTACATCCGCGAATGGGGCATGGAGCAGTTCGTCCGCGACGCCCGCATCGCGCAGATCTACGAGGGCGCCAACGGCATCCAGGCGCTCGACCTCGTCGGCCGCAAGCTGGCGCTGAACGGCGGTCGCGCCGTGCAGGCCTTCTTCGCCGAGGTCGCCGCCTTCTGCGAGGAGCATCGCGCCGACGAGGCCATGGCGCCCTACACCAAGGCGATCCACAAGGGCTCGAAGGACCTGCAGCAGGCGACGATGTGGCTGATGCAGAACGCCATGATGAAGCCGGACAATGCCGGCGCCGCCTCGACCGACTACATGCACCTGTTCGGCCTCGTGGCGCTTTCCTACATGTGGGGCAGGATGGCGAAGGTGGCGCAGGACAAGCTTGCCGCCGGGGCAAACGGCGATGCAGCCTTCCTCGAGGCCAAGCTGGTCACCGCCCGCTTCTTCATGGAGCGAGTGCTGCCGGAAACCGCGGCGCATCTGGCGCGGATTTCAGCTGGCGCCGACACCATGATGGCGCTGGAGGCGGAGGCGTTCTAG
- a CDS encoding MerR family DNA-binding transcriptional regulator codes for MSAHTRRPREFCRRPGAGAEIAYGIQMNKISDAESIGEDAIPFDIDFLLGQSGSASTDKHVFRIGDLAREFAVTLRTLRFYEDRGLLNPERRGTTRLYSRRDRVRLRLILLAKTLGFSLTEAKQMIEIYHEPNGKRRQLEVALKRFEEQQQVLLDQKRELDASIEAMGVSIEFVRDRLNSTGA; via the coding sequence ATGTCAGCCCATACCCGACGACCCCGCGAATTTTGTCGACGCCCAGGCGCCGGAGCTGAAATCGCCTATGGAATTCAAATGAATAAAATCAGTGACGCCGAATCGATCGGCGAAGACGCGATCCCCTTCGACATCGACTTTCTTCTTGGGCAGAGCGGGTCGGCCTCCACCGACAAGCACGTCTTCCGTATCGGCGACCTCGCCCGCGAATTCGCCGTGACGCTGCGCACCCTGCGTTTCTACGAGGACCGCGGGCTGCTCAATCCGGAGCGACGCGGAACCACCCGGCTCTACTCGCGCCGTGACAGGGTGAGGCTTCGCCTGATCCTGCTGGCGAAGACGCTTGGCTTCTCCCTGACCGAAGCCAAGCAGATGATCGAGATCTATCACGAGCCGAACGGCAAGCGCCGCCAGCTCGAAGTGGCCCTCAAGCGCTTCGAGGAGCAGCAGCAGGTGCTTCTCGATCAGAAGCGCGAGCTGGACGCTTCGATCGAGGCGATGGGCGTGTCGATCGAATTCGTGCGCGATCGTCTGAACAGCACGGGCGCATGA
- a CDS encoding SEL1-like repeat protein, with the protein MAKSHPATTSGNDDGSSLTALHRSLELLETRLAKMTPAAGAAVPHEGSFAGRRATAAPTVPAATQPSVGTAPERRRPSLADAVSEIVMRRQMLDEAPQTARNAAPLPRDSGIHTRAGAETEQGLSRRFEALVGEVDTLRAEGSSYSVMAEVATELQNLRREMIDAKGQSTSRVEALVRSLDGLRQMILAGSDGLAVDARIGEISSALAHLGDDDADRVTLNVLRAELEELRGQAGLTRRTGMDRTLRSVGRRDPAEEEGDPASRHELRHELERLRESLGSFASEDQVRAVEKRWEEFESRYHGPASGADGAALSKLLRDELETMREKLETMHGSTSPAEAERWGALEKRLDSSEVESSVHRLAERIGHIEASLAGLPASLGIGQLEERIKILATSVESLARRGGDADLEHFLSLEERLDEISQAIISTNLKAPALDMAPIERIEARIATLTARVDRFAAEDNKEALTARIAELSQRVEDLASNALTDRLSERIAGLADRLEAVSAEWERPQVDTAAIEARLAALAVRLEAAEQPRVDTEMMRSLEAQIGRLSEHLATAGTLSADDFDNDFDRRLAAVEQRLDENREALIAAAREAADETARRMQAAGDRRQSEHVAQLSDNLRSLEQLSRDTGDRSNQVFDAVHLTLRKIVDRLEMIETELTRDGRNEVRTPLAAIATPVGSAVEPAPVGVGFEAAATPRGLRAAIARHLPGRAAPEVAAEAGDQAVLERQAPMADAGKRERLEAPTLDTSDMLDRSEANRPLEPGSGAPDIGALLERVRLQQRSKIEGGGEAVGEAETRAAARRAAKAAVAEAETLRSFPGSAKPTREGLTALLSRRRKTILMAVTAVLVALAAMPIGKALLAPSTERADGPQIEATANAAAPSATVTGSAAPSPLAPTPLALTPKTAPNSGATSPSAPVPPVSTGNASASNAASPTAAQAAISQPGSAERDSATILASAVSRLPASASGAIPAVPQDIGTPALVSAAETGDPKALFEVGLRLLEGRGKQPDPAGALNWFGQAAKRGFAPAQYSLGTLFEKGNGVARDTGAARDWYILASDQGNVRAMHNLAVLYATGVDGKSEPETAATWFEKAAGHGMRDSQYNLGILYARGSGVEQNLPESYKWFGVVANAGDKDAAAKQKEIGDQLTPAQRTTADAVIAQWAPQETIGSANTVELPPEWTKPGDDHTASVDMTRAVRNIQAILGKLGYDAGTPDGVVGGKTTAAIQAFQKEAGLTANGRIDETLIRALLARKNG; encoded by the coding sequence ATGGCAAAGTCGCACCCTGCAACGACGAGTGGCAATGACGACGGTTCCTCGCTGACCGCTCTCCATCGTTCGCTGGAGCTTCTGGAAACGCGGCTCGCAAAGATGACGCCGGCCGCCGGCGCGGCAGTGCCGCATGAGGGCTCGTTCGCGGGCAGGCGTGCCACGGCGGCACCAACCGTTCCAGCGGCAACGCAGCCGAGCGTCGGTACCGCACCCGAGCGCCGGCGCCCCTCTCTGGCCGATGCGGTTTCCGAGATCGTCATGCGTCGGCAGATGCTGGACGAAGCGCCCCAGACGGCCCGGAATGCCGCACCACTTCCGCGCGACAGCGGCATTCATACCCGGGCCGGCGCCGAGACCGAGCAAGGCTTGAGCCGACGCTTCGAGGCTCTGGTCGGCGAGGTCGACACGCTGCGGGCCGAAGGCAGCAGCTATTCCGTCATGGCGGAAGTCGCCACGGAACTGCAGAATCTTCGCCGCGAAATGATCGACGCAAAAGGCCAGAGCACCTCCCGCGTCGAGGCGTTGGTGCGCTCGCTCGATGGTCTGCGCCAGATGATCCTGGCGGGATCGGACGGCTTGGCGGTCGACGCGCGCATCGGCGAAATCTCTTCCGCTCTTGCCCATCTCGGCGACGACGATGCCGACCGGGTGACCCTGAACGTCTTGCGGGCGGAGCTTGAGGAGCTGCGCGGGCAGGCTGGCCTGACAAGGCGCACCGGCATGGATCGCACGCTGCGGTCCGTCGGACGCCGCGATCCGGCCGAGGAAGAGGGCGATCCGGCGTCGCGCCACGAGTTGCGGCACGAGTTGGAGCGGTTGCGCGAGTCGCTCGGATCGTTCGCCAGCGAGGACCAGGTGCGGGCGGTCGAGAAGCGGTGGGAGGAATTCGAGAGCCGCTATCACGGCCCGGCGTCCGGTGCCGACGGGGCAGCGCTGTCGAAGCTGCTGCGCGACGAACTGGAGACGATGCGCGAAAAGCTCGAGACCATGCATGGCTCCACTTCGCCCGCCGAGGCGGAGCGCTGGGGCGCGCTCGAAAAGCGGCTGGATTCCAGCGAGGTCGAATCAAGCGTGCATCGGCTGGCCGAGCGCATCGGCCACATCGAAGCGAGCCTTGCGGGACTTCCGGCAAGCCTTGGCATCGGCCAGTTGGAAGAGCGCATCAAGATTCTTGCCACGAGCGTCGAAAGCTTGGCTCGGCGCGGCGGAGACGCCGATCTCGAGCATTTCCTGTCGCTCGAGGAGCGTCTCGACGAGATCTCGCAGGCGATCATCTCGACCAACCTGAAGGCGCCGGCCCTCGACATGGCGCCGATCGAGCGCATCGAGGCGCGCATCGCCACCTTGACCGCCCGCGTCGATCGCTTCGCCGCCGAGGACAACAAGGAAGCGCTGACGGCCCGCATCGCCGAACTGTCGCAGCGGGTGGAGGATCTCGCCAGCAACGCGCTGACCGACCGCTTGTCCGAGCGCATCGCCGGGCTCGCCGACCGCCTGGAGGCGGTGTCGGCGGAATGGGAACGGCCGCAGGTCGATACCGCGGCGATCGAGGCGCGGCTCGCCGCGCTCGCGGTGCGGCTCGAAGCGGCCGAACAGCCGCGGGTCGACACCGAGATGATGCGCTCGCTGGAGGCCCAGATCGGCCGCCTGTCCGAGCATCTCGCCACCGCCGGCACGCTGTCGGCCGATGATTTCGACAATGACTTCGACCGCCGACTCGCCGCCGTCGAGCAGCGGCTCGACGAAAACCGGGAGGCGCTGATCGCCGCCGCGCGGGAAGCTGCCGACGAGACCGCACGGCGCATGCAGGCCGCGGGCGACCGGCGCCAGAGCGAGCATGTCGCGCAGCTTTCGGACAATCTGCGCTCTCTCGAACAATTGTCGCGGGACACTGGCGACCGCTCGAATCAGGTCTTCGACGCCGTCCATCTGACGCTTCGAAAGATCGTCGACCGGCTCGAAATGATCGAGACCGAACTCACGCGCGATGGCCGCAACGAGGTTCGGACACCTTTGGCCGCCATTGCGACGCCCGTCGGCTCGGCTGTCGAACCGGCTCCCGTGGGTGTCGGCTTCGAGGCCGCCGCGACCCCGCGTGGTCTCAGGGCCGCGATCGCCCGGCATCTTCCCGGACGCGCTGCCCCCGAAGTTGCGGCCGAAGCTGGCGACCAGGCGGTCCTTGAACGGCAGGCCCCGATGGCAGACGCGGGAAAGCGCGAGCGCCTCGAAGCCCCCACACTCGACACGTCGGACATGCTCGATCGCAGCGAGGCCAACCGGCCGCTGGAGCCGGGCTCGGGAGCCCCCGACATTGGTGCCCTGCTCGAACGCGTGCGCCTGCAGCAGCGCAGCAAGATCGAGGGCGGCGGCGAAGCGGTCGGCGAGGCCGAAACGCGCGCCGCGGCACGGCGCGCCGCCAAGGCCGCGGTGGCCGAGGCCGAGACGTTGCGCTCCTTCCCCGGCTCGGCAAAGCCGACCCGCGAAGGACTGACCGCGCTTCTGTCGCGCCGGCGCAAGACCATCCTGATGGCTGTCACCGCGGTGCTGGTCGCCCTGGCGGCGATGCCGATCGGCAAGGCCTTGCTGGCGCCCTCGACGGAGCGTGCCGACGGCCCGCAGATCGAAGCCACCGCCAACGCTGCGGCTCCGTCCGCGACCGTCACGGGATCGGCAGCGCCGTCTCCGCTCGCGCCGACGCCATTGGCCCTGACACCGAAAACCGCGCCGAACTCCGGCGCGACGTCTCCCTCCGCACCCGTGCCGCCCGTCTCGACCGGGAATGCGTCTGCGTCGAACGCGGCCTCGCCGACTGCGGCGCAGGCCGCGATTTCGCAGCCGGGGTCGGCGGAGCGCGACTCGGCCACGATCCTGGCCAGCGCCGTCTCCCGTTTGCCGGCATCCGCATCCGGCGCCATTCCTGCGGTACCGCAGGACATCGGCACGCCGGCGCTCGTCTCCGCCGCCGAGACGGGCGATCCGAAGGCTCTGTTCGAGGTCGGCCTCAGGCTGCTCGAGGGGCGCGGCAAGCAGCCCGATCCGGCCGGTGCGCTGAACTGGTTTGGCCAGGCGGCCAAGCGTGGCTTCGCCCCGGCGCAGTACAGCCTCGGCACGCTGTTCGAAAAGGGCAACGGTGTGGCACGCGACACGGGCGCTGCCCGCGACTGGTACATTCTGGCGTCCGACCAGGGCAATGTCCGGGCGATGCACAATCTCGCCGTGCTCTATGCCACCGGCGTCGACGGCAAGTCCGAGCCGGAAACGGCCGCGACATGGTTCGAGAAGGCCGCCGGTCATGGCATGCGCGACAGCCAGTACAATCTGGGCATCCTCTACGCCCGTGGCTCCGGGGTCGAACAGAACCTGCCCGAATCCTACAAGTGGTTCGGGGTCGTCGCCAATGCCGGCGACAAGGACGCCGCGGCCAAGCAGAAGGAGATCGGCGATCAGCTGACGCCCGCCCAGCGGACGACCGCCGACGCCGTGATCGCCCAATGGGCGCCGCAGGAGACGATCGGGTCGGCGAACACCGTGGAACTTCCGCCGGAGTGGACGAAGCCTGGCGACGACCATACGGCATCCGTCGACATGACGAGGGCGGTGCGCAACATCCAGGCCATTCTCGGCAAGCTCGGCTACGACGCCGGCACGCCGGACGGAGTCGTCGGCGGCAAGACCACGGCCGCGATCCAGGCCTTCCAGAAGGAGGCCGGCCTTACCGCCAACGGCAGGATCGACGAGACGCTGATCCGCGCACTGCTGGCCCGCAAGAACGGCTAA
- a CDS encoding sulfite exporter TauE/SafE family protein encodes MNLYLPIAEISVNMLVIIGMGAAVGFLSGMFGVGGGFLITPLLIFYNIPPAVAVATGGNQVIAASFSGALAHYKRGTIDLKLGFMLLVGGAVGSVLGVMLFTLLRRLGQLDLVISILYVLLLGSVGLLMLVESVNAMRRVHAGGSGEVRRHGQHNWVHRLPLKMRFQRSKLYVSVIPVLGLGFIIGILGAVLGIGGGFIMVPAMIYLLRVPTSVVIGTSLFQIIFTAAISTIMQAATNTTVDVVLAFLLMLGGVVGAQFGAQAGRKLRGEQLRALLALLVLAVCLRLGIELVIYPSDIYSISLPSGEAK; translated from the coding sequence GTGAACCTCTACCTGCCGATCGCCGAAATCTCCGTCAACATGCTGGTGATCATCGGCATGGGCGCGGCTGTCGGCTTTCTCTCCGGAATGTTCGGTGTCGGCGGCGGCTTTCTGATCACGCCCCTGCTGATTTTCTACAACATTCCTCCGGCCGTCGCCGTCGCGACCGGCGGCAATCAGGTCATCGCCGCCTCCTTCTCGGGCGCGCTCGCGCACTACAAGCGCGGCACGATCGACCTGAAGCTCGGTTTCATGCTGCTTGTCGGCGGGGCGGTCGGCTCCGTCCTCGGCGTCATGCTGTTCACGCTGCTGCGACGTCTCGGGCAGCTCGATCTCGTCATCTCCATCCTCTACGTCCTTTTGCTCGGTTCCGTCGGCCTCCTGATGCTCGTCGAGAGCGTCAACGCCATGCGCCGCGTCCATGCGGGCGGTTCGGGCGAGGTGCGCCGCCACGGCCAGCACAACTGGGTCCACCGCCTGCCGCTGAAGATGCGCTTCCAGCGTTCCAAGCTCTACGTTTCGGTGATTCCGGTCCTCGGCCTCGGCTTCATCATCGGCATTCTGGGCGCCGTGCTCGGCATCGGCGGCGGCTTCATCATGGTGCCGGCCATGATCTACCTCCTGCGTGTGCCGACCAGCGTCGTCATCGGCACCTCGCTCTTCCAGATCATCTTCACCGCCGCGATCTCGACCATCATGCAGGCCGCGACGAACACGACGGTCGACGTCGTCCTGGCCTTTCTCCTGATGCTCGGCGGCGTCGTCGGGGCGCAGTTCGGTGCGCAGGCCGGCCGCAAGCTGCGCGGCGAGCAGCTGCGGGCGCTGCTGGCGCTCCTGGTGCTGGCGGTGTGCCTGCGTCTCGGCATCGAGCTGGTGATCTACCCCAGCGACATCTACTCGATCAGTCTGCCGAGTGGAGAGGCCAAGTGA
- a CDS encoding TIGR02186 family protein: protein MRALVFSIAAIVLFLPAELARAQESKVMAQVIPAQAEETPGLNETFEIGLSTEQIVIASNFSGARLVVFGALDNADGRVLRQGGYDIVVVLEGPKTPLVVREKERVLGLWVNSGSETFNSAPASYTLASTRRLTDIAPQKLLDQLSIGIESLRTDLGRDAASVAPNRDEYATAMRRIRISRGLYQQSFGTIEFVSATLFRADLALPADLPVGLHTARAFLFRNGVFLRERDVPLRVVKSGFETTVSNLAKRYGFLYGVFAVLLAIVTGWFGRLVFKRD, encoded by the coding sequence GTGAGGGCGCTGGTCTTCTCCATCGCGGCGATCGTGCTGTTCTTGCCAGCGGAGCTTGCGCGGGCGCAGGAGTCGAAGGTGATGGCGCAGGTCATTCCGGCCCAGGCGGAAGAGACGCCTGGACTGAACGAGACCTTCGAGATCGGCCTGTCGACCGAGCAGATCGTCATCGCCTCCAATTTCAGTGGCGCCCGGCTCGTCGTCTTCGGCGCGCTGGACAATGCCGACGGCCGGGTGCTGCGCCAGGGCGGCTACGACATCGTCGTCGTCCTGGAGGGTCCGAAGACGCCGCTGGTGGTGCGCGAGAAGGAGCGCGTGCTGGGCCTTTGGGTCAACAGTGGTTCGGAGACCTTCAACAGCGCGCCGGCCTCCTACACGCTCGCCTCGACGCGGCGACTCACCGACATTGCGCCGCAGAAGCTGCTCGACCAGCTCTCGATCGGCATCGAGAGCCTTCGCACCGATCTCGGTCGCGATGCGGCCTCGGTCGCGCCCAACCGCGACGAATATGCGACCGCCATGCGGCGGATCCGGATCAGCCGCGGGCTGTACCAGCAGTCCTTCGGAACGATCGAGTTCGTCAGCGCGACACTGTTCCGCGCCGACCTCGCACTGCCCGCCGACCTTCCTGTCGGCCTCCACACCGCCCGCGCCTTCCTCTTTCGAAACGGCGTCTTCCTGCGCGAGCGCGACGTACCGCTGCGGGTGGTCAAGTCGGGATTCGAGACGACCGTCTCGAACCTCGCGAAGCGCTACGGCTTTCTGTACGGTGTGTTCGCGGTCCTCCTGGCGATCGTGACGGGCTGGTTCGGCAGGCTGGTCTTCAAGCGGGATTGA
- a CDS encoding DUF3429 domain-containing protein — protein MTDALQHPPSTDFSADGGPAAGGLAPVRTLWILGLGGLLPFLALSVLLVYAGRSFIAFDTLKLGLAGYSAVILSFLGGIRWGASLMGQNPQRTTLMLSVVPSILAWLLLLAPAPWCFAGFALAFLGQGVWDFAATRRGQLPPEFGRLRLVLTAIVVLCEVAAYFSTL, from the coding sequence ATGACGGACGCCTTGCAGCACCCGCCCAGCACCGACTTTTCCGCCGACGGCGGCCCGGCGGCCGGGGGGCTCGCCCCTGTCAGGACGCTGTGGATCCTCGGCCTCGGCGGCCTCTTGCCCTTTCTCGCCCTGTCGGTGCTGCTGGTCTACGCCGGACGCAGTTTCATCGCCTTCGACACGCTGAAGCTTGGCCTTGCCGGCTACAGCGCGGTGATCCTCTCCTTCCTTGGCGGCATTCGCTGGGGCGCCTCGCTGATGGGCCAAAACCCGCAGCGCACGACGCTGATGCTCTCGGTCGTGCCCTCGATCCTTGCCTGGCTGCTTCTCCTGGCACCGGCGCCCTGGTGTTTCGCCGGCTTTGCCTTGGCCTTCCTCGGACAGGGCGTCTGGGACTTCGCCGCGACGAGGCGGGGCCAGCTGCCGCCGGAATTCGGCCGTCTGCGCCTGGTGCTGACGGCGATCGTCGTCCTCTGTGAGGTCGCGGCCTATTTCTCGACGCTTTGA